A stretch of Acropora muricata isolate sample 2 chromosome 7, ASM3666990v1, whole genome shotgun sequence DNA encodes these proteins:
- the LOC136922596 gene encoding uncharacterized protein: MATSKKPRGRPRRTEDLKVIYLRKSVQEQWRSKKNFLGYEKLTDSEFAEVLLHACPANKSNVSGVTDHLDNPSFEVDENEMQPEYCSTPAKRARREAKDVSSFVDVTGTSDSVEWIEGDPFCQTRVGNETNPFVQNADVSVHEDCNDEFEFNERLSRIILDLGDASKSGDGSESDSDSDGDIDEFYQEPSSTSEPVDVEELFVVDFDTPEGSIHPDNDHADATITILNPELDETSYHEETVITEQAAATSETLPTTETLQSKLKKVYSDVEKVKRELDISQQQKVISTLDKVMELIPSQCKVCGETVTVQHNMSGAVVIIQWNCSHGHADSWTSSDVLTVKSNQKVYVNNVQLCAAILLSGNNFQ; the protein is encoded by the exons ATGGCGACGTCCAAAAAGCCCCGTGGAAGACCTCGAAGGACAGAGGATTTGAAAGTAATATATTTGCGGAAATCTGTCCAAGAACAGTGGAGAAGCAAGAAAAACTTCTTGGGATATGAAAAGCTGACCGACAGCGAATTTGCAGAAGTTTTATTACA TGCCTGTCCTGCTAACAAAAGCAATGTAAGCGGTGTTACAGACCACCTCGACAATCCCTCCTTTGAGGTTGATGAAAATG AAATGCAACCAGAGTACTGTTCCACCCCTGCCAAGAGAGCAAGAAGAGAAGCAAAAGATGTCTCAAG TTTTGTGGATGTGACTGGAACATCAGATTCAGTTGAATGGATAGAGGGTGATCCATTTTGTCAAACAAGAGTGGGAAATGAGACAAACCCATTTGTTCAAAATGCTGATGTCTCAGTACATGAAGATTGCAATGATGAATTTGAATTTAATGAGAG GCTATCAAGGATAATACTTGATCTTGGAGACGCCTCAAAGAGTGGTGATGGTAGTGAAAGTGACAGTGACTCCGATGGTGATATAGATGAATTTTACCAGGAGCCATCATCCACTTCAGAGCCAGTTGATGTTGA AGAATTGTTTGTTGTTGACTTTGACACACCTGAAGGAAGCATTCATCCAGACAACGATCACGCAGATGCAACCATTACAATCTTAAATCCTGAGCTAGATGAGACCTCCTATCATGAAGAAACAGTCATCACCGAACAAGCAGCTGCTACTTCTGAAACACTTCCAACGACTGAAACATTGCAGAGCAAACTGAAAAAGGTTTATAGTGATGTGGAGAAAGTGAAACGAGAGCTAGATatctctcaacagcagaaagtGATTTCAACTTTAGACAAGGTGATGGAATTAATTCCAAGCCAATGTAAAGTTTGTGGTGAAACTGTTACTGTCCAACACAATATGTCTGGTGCTGTTGTAATAATACAGTGGAATTGTAGCCATGGACATGCTGACTCTTGGACCTCATCTGACGTTCTCACTGTCAAGAGCAATCAAAAGGTGTATGTAAACAATGTCCAGCTTTGTGCTGCCATTCTTCTCAGTGGGAACAATTTCCAATAG
- the LOC136923257 gene encoding uncharacterized protein, producing the protein MDVKRIRKRAEEEFINALSRFHQRQVTSLKSELQRGKRPKLTNETAKNKKVVQSKSSLRADTTNVNRIANSLMEKLGQCNEMFAKLQEMTNKHVEKYTGLFPEYRNFKPREKGNKISNRMRKQRRKKTRNIRNKAQLEANKKHIKNLSNKQLTESQINLLAKGLKFIPTPVTNDNRIRQQLLHDFEQFARRMRLQYMYYGTEKEQHPFYVKSNWNPPVQQSVALESYLEEVKISLAEINLTKPKNNLPPAECEALKTLKGDEQINLKKADKGTNTVVMSKQDKLNEGQIQLNVREYYRPLESPMVEETGKRVLDLINELYHGNFIDEMTKKWLCQTPTPPRIPVFYTLTKIHKPTPVGRPIISGCDGPTEKLSCFVDKILQPIAQKQKSYLKDTTDFINFIEKTKLPKGVILVSMDVTSLYTNIPQEEGINIVCTAYETFYHETPPIPKRLLGKALRLILQENSFQFNKRNYLQTQNRHGH; encoded by the coding sequence ATGGATGTTAAACGCATCCGCAAACGAGCGGAAGAAGAATTTATTAATGCTCTCTCTCGCTTCCACCAAAGACAAGTCACTAGCCTCAAAAGTGAACTACAACGCGGCAAGAGGCCAAAACTTACAAACGAAactgctaaaaacaaaaaagtcgtGCAGTCAAAGTCCAGCCTTCGGGCTGACACAACAAATGTAAATAGGATAGCCAATAGCTTAATGGAAAAGCTCGGCCAGTGCAATGAAATGTTTGCAAAATTGCAGGAAATGACAAATAAACATGTTGAAAAGTACACTGGCCTATTTCCTGAGTACCGTAACTTTAAACCAAGGGAAAAGGGAAACAAAATATCAAACAGAATGCGCAAACAAAGACGTAAAAAAACACGCAATATAAGAAACAAAGCGCAATTAGAGGCTAacaaaaaacacattaaaaacCTCTCAAACAAACAGTTAACAGAAAGTCAGATAAATTTGCTGGCTAAAGGGCTCAAATTTATCCCAACACCCGTGACAAATGATAACCGGATCAGACAGCAACTCTTGCATGACTTTGAACAGTTCGCAAGGAGAATGCGTCTACAATACATGTACTACGGGACAGAAAAGGAACAACACCCTTTCTACGTCAAATCAAACTGGAATCCACCAGTACAACAATCTGTAGCCCTGGAAAGCTATCTAGAAGAGGTCAAAATATCACTCGCAGAAATAAACCTCAccaaacctaaaaataatttaccgCCCGCAGAATGCGAGGCGCTAAAAACACTAAAAGGTGACGAACAGATAAATCTAAAGAAAGCAGACAAAGGCACAAACACTGTAGTCATGTCCAAACAAGACAAATTAAACGAAGGACAAATTCAACTTAATGTGAGAGAATACTACAGGCCTCTCGAGTCACCAATGGTAGAGGAAACAGGAAAGCGAGTTCTAGATTTGATAAACGAGCTATATCACGGGAATTTCATTGATGAAATGACCAAAAAATGGCTCTGTCAAACACCAACTCCGCCTCGAATACCAGTTTTCTACACCCtgacaaaaatccacaaacctacaCCAGTAGGAAGACCAATAATATCGGGTTGCGATGGACCAACCGAAAAGCTATCCTGCTTTGTTGATAAAATTCTTCAGCCAATAGCACAAAAACAGAAGTCTTATCTCAAAGATACAACAGACTTCATTAACtttatagagaaaacaaaactccCTAAAGGAGTTATTCTCGTCTCAATGGACGTAACAAGCCTTTATACGAATATACCACAGGAAGAGGGAATAAATATAGTGTGCACAGCATACGAAACTTTCTACCACGAAACACCTCCCATTCCTAAGCGCTTACTAGGAAAAGCATTaagactgattttgcaagaaaactcGTTCCAATTCAACAAACGGAACTACTTGCAAACACAGAACCGCCATGGGCACTAA